The DNA window AGCATAACTCTAGTTGTTTGATTTCTTAACTCGATCACACATTTCAAGCTAAAATAATCATTGTGTTGAACTTATGGTTCTGTAATATGCAGTCTGGGAAACTtattattgaagatgatgatgacaaGGATGACgatgatgaggatgatgatgacaaagatgaagatgacgTTGAAGATAAATTGTACAGATTGATTCAAATTCCAGTCTCTATTGTTCAAATACACATTTGTTTAAGACTGAGCTCTCTAGGGTTCTATATGAAATCAATATTGATGTTAATTAGCTTTCATGCTATCATATTCTGTGAACTGTGTTTGAGAGATGTCAGACATTCAAAAGAAATGATTTCCttacaaaatttaaagaatACTCAATTaactaatttgtttttcaagtACATGTAATGAAGAAGATTATGTTTGACTAAATGTGACAACATTTTGAGAAGATGGCAGGTCAAGTTGATGCAACTAGCAGATTAAAGCAAAGCAGAAGCGAGAAAAAGAGCAGGAAGGCAATGCTTAAGCTTGGAATGAAGTTCATTCCTGGTGTCAGCAGAGTTACTGTGAAGAAGAGCAAAAAAACAGATTTGGAGTTCTAAACTGCAACCCATCATCCAAAGAGTTCTTTCTGTTCATTTTTTTGGATCATGTGGGTAAAGAGATTATGTAAAAAGGTTAGATTCTATTCTATTCTAAGCTGTTCAGATCATTGGTCAGATGTGTAATATAACATTCTCATATAGATATATGCCTGTCATGGGGTTGCTGTTTCTTCATTTATTACCTGATGAGGTtagcttatttttatttataatcaggTGGATTCccattttttctaatatattgataattaagCTTTAGTGTTGTGCAGCTCTTGAAATAGAAGATAATACTACTAAAGAGAAGAGAGGAGGCTGAAAGTGAAAGCAATCATAAAAATCtgtaatttttcttcttcttcttattaatttttgaataataataataataagagagaaggagaagaagaagttgttgtCTGTTTCCTGATTCTTGAATGGATCTGGTTGGTTGGTTAAGTAGTGAGCAATGGTGACTGGAAAATGGTATAAGAAGAGGAGCTGTGTTTAATGGGAGAAATCAGGTCTGGAAatcccttttttttattattcattatttatcatTCATTATTAAATGGCATCAATTGGTTTGTTCATCAATGGGTCAGGTTTTATTTATGCTGAAATGGCAGAAATGCCCATTTCTGACATCTATTAGTATTATTTTGATGGCTAATCAAATAGGGTCACAAGTATGATTAATGGAGCGAGGTTAATAGAGTAAATTAACGGGGAGTTAGAATAATGAATGTGGTTGTTGTTAACAGGGTTGAAGGTTGACTTTGGTATAGTGTATTCATTTATGAGCATTATAATAGtcctttctatttttttatgacAGGAAAGAAAAACATTGGCAACTTTTCTGGCTATGTGTGGTTGACTTGTTTTTAAATAAGAGCAAGACCTTCCGGTTTCCGTCTATGGATCGTTTCTTGAAAGATGCAAGAGCTTCCGGTTCCCTCAACCTCTCCAACCGTTCACTAAGGTGATTCATCTCTCTTTACAGTTCATGATTCCTCAAGCTTTATCTCATTTTCTTCACTTGTAATCCTAATTAAGCGACTAATCGGATGGACTATCTTAGGTGTATTTGTTGGTTCTATTGTCTAGACtgtagtttgtttgtttgttcatATACTGTTAATGTCTAGACTGTAGCTTGTATTCTTCTATGCGTGATCACTGGTGATCTAAACTGTTTATGTTTTTAAAGTCAGATGCATTTGTCtgtttttttgagattttttggaaagagatgTGTATTCTTCCATCTGCAGAAGGAAATAATCTTCTGCTTTAAGTACTTACAACTTATGCTTACCTTCTTACTATATCCTTACAACACTTAGTATGCCTAAGAGAAATCATTCGTTGTTAAAGATATGTTCCTAGATGagaaatttgttaaatatgttttttatgtcTTAGTTGTTCTTATTTTGTATCAGTGAAGTGCCAAATGAAGTATACAAAAGCATGGATGCTATTGGAGGCAGTGAGAAATGGTGGGAGGTAATATTCGCATTCCTTCATTTTTAACATTCTGAATCAGCTAAGATAAATTGACATAAGATGTTACTAAAGAAAGTTAATGTTTGTAGACCGTGGAGCTACAGAAGCTTATTTTAGCGCATAATAACATTGAATCGTTGAGGGAAGATCTCAGAAACTTGCCTTTATTGTCTGTACTTAATGTTAGACACAATCCCTCCCGCCGGCTGCCATAGGCGAGTATGTATTGTTCATTTCTTTCTAGTAACTGGtttctttagatttatttaatttgtatttgttcTTTTTTGAGGTCTTGTATTTTAATTGTCCCTCTTTTTGCTTAATCATTTTGTGCTTTGGAAATGGCATCGTCCAATTGATGATCTGTATGATTGTTTTACAGGCTTCACATGCTAAAATCATTAGATGTTTCATTTAACATGATATCCAGCATACCTGAAGAAATTGGATCGGCAACTGCTTTGGTCAAGTAGGCTCTTTACCTTGactttttcttcatttgttaAGAGGTGTAGTTGGCAACTCCATGTGTGCATATTTTTTTCCTGATTATTTGAGGTTGGACACATGATACTCCAATTGCTTTACCTGGATAAGATTATATTTTCATTGTACAATGAACAATCATAtgattcattttcttaaaaatttaatgatttatcCATCTTTGTGTCAATGCTGTTAGGATATTAGCTTCGAATAAAATATGGACAGTGAGTTCAGTATGTACGTGTCAcgagaaaaaatattagttatgcATCTATATAGACAGGTGCATATCATTTCTTGTTTgcatgaattttaattttgtggtTTGTAGGTTTAAATGCTCAAATAATCAACTAAAAGATCTTCCAGGCTCCATAGGACGTTGTTCAGATTTGTCAGAGTTCAAAGGTAAGACTGCAATGGATCTTTACATTACAAGgcttatttaaaacaaatacaaagaTTAAACCTAGCTTTTCGAAACTCTAAAAGTTTCTGGGTTTTTTCATTTCGGAATCATAGTTTCCACTTTTTGTTCTAGTTACATATCTATAATTAATTCACATCGAtataccttttttttatttcttatcttaaaaataatatccaTTTACATAATTGCAGTGGAGGCCGAAGAGAAGATCAAGTAGATAAAAATCATCCATtccaaatttttatttcatttttgttgttcaaaactactttgtttgtttgagatttttgtgactatgatatgattttattaaataattttataagataattttGTTGGgagaatttatgttaattttgttataattaaaaattttgtatgaaataatttttcttaataattatttaatttaaaaataaaaatgttcaggtaaaattgtaaaaaaaataaatattataatataaaagaattgttaaaaattaaacatacttttAGCAACGCTTAAATTATGTTTACCGACGCTTAATTTAGCGTTGCTATAACTtacgcccaccctgcttctAGCAACGCAAGAATAAGCGTCGGTAacatttttggcgacgcttttaagggttggcagaagtctttttaagcgtcgccgtaAGTCAATTTTGTTGTAGTGTTGGAAGAAAAAGATTGGTTTGATCTCATTTATTCAAAAGCAATTTATACTTAAAAGAGAGGGGAAGGGAGACAAAGGCCTTGCTTAAGGGTTTAGTTTATTAGCTGATATAAAAAAGGACATAATCTAACTAAAAAGAATGtgtataattttaagaaaaataaatatatgaatggatatttgtttatatatatatttttaacttgtttagatAATTTAGGATGTTATAATGAgaatttaataaatagttatttacCTAATATAGTTacatataacttaaaaaaagaCAAACTAGTTTGACCATTTCCAAAATTATGTAAATTCTTAAACTAGAGCAGAAACCATATGTCAAAAGTTGTAGACAT is part of the Impatiens glandulifera chromosome 1, dImpGla2.1, whole genome shotgun sequence genome and encodes:
- the LOC124917321 gene encoding uncharacterized protein LOC124917321 isoform X2, producing MKRSRLRLHPAARAGSIVSLNLFCGCSSELRNYPMGYVMGESDSIESLAIRFGSGKLIIEDDDDKDDDDEDDDDKDEDDVEDKLYRLIQIPVSIVQIHICLRLSSLGFYMKSILMLISFHAIIFCELCLRDVRHSKEMISLQNLKNTQLTNLFFKYM
- the LOC124917321 gene encoding uncharacterized protein LOC124917321 isoform X1 — its product is MKRSRLRLHPENRGSLHDIKIDAYKGLAFLPNYTRAARAGSIVSLNLFCGCSSELRNYPMGYVMGESDSIESLAIRFGSGKLIIEDDDDKDDDDEDDDDKDEDDVEDKLYRLIQIPVSIVQIHICLRLSSLGFYMKSILMLISFHAIIFCELCLRDVRHSKEMISLQNLKNTQLTNLFFKYM